Part of the Natronobacterium gregoryi SP2 genome, TGCTCGCCCTGCTCGAGTTCTCGTTCGACGATGCCGCCGTAGCTGCCGACGAACAGGTCGCCGGTGCCACTCGCTTCGAGGACGAACAGTCCCTTCCCACCCAGCAGTGAGTCGAACCCGCCAGAGACCGAGTCGGTCTCAATGCCTGGGCCGTTCGCGACGTACGAGCCCGACTGGACGTACACCGACTCGCCCGCCAGTTCTAGAGCTCGCATGTCGCCGGGCTGGGTGTGGGCGAACTGGACGGTCTGGCGGTTGGCGGTTGCGGTGAACGTGTTCCGAAACAGTTGTTCGCCGCTGAGCATCGAGTCTTTCACCGACGAGAGCAAGCCGCCGGAGCTACTGTGTGTCTCCATTTCGACGTGTTCGCTGTAGGACACCATCGAACCGCTCTCGACCGTGATCGCTTCGCCGTTCTCGAGTCGCGCCGTCCCGAGGGTGTAGGACGGATCGTGGGAGAATTCGTAGTCCATCCGATCGGTTCGCATCTGACACCGAGAGGATAAATACTTTCTACCGGTTCGGCCCGTTCCAGAAAGAGAGAGCAGATACCCTCGACGGCTCCGGAGGCTCCAAGTACGTATCGTTCGATCAGCAAGTGAGAGCACGTATGACGTCCGAGCAATCTCCGGGCGAAGACACCGCTAGTACTACCGCAGACAGAGGCAGGGCTGGCGCTTGCAACGGCGACGAGTCCGGTCCGACCGATCCAGACGACCGCATCCTGGGGCTCGACGTCCTCCGAGGATTCGCCCTGCTCGGGATTTTAGTCATCAACGTCTGGTTGTTTGCCATGCCGATGGTCGCCTCGTACAATCCGACGCTCTACGGTGACTTCTCGGGCGGGAGCTACGTCGCCTGG contains:
- a CDS encoding TIGR00266 family protein, with the protein product MDYEFSHDPSYTLGTARLENGEAITVESGSMVSYSEHVEMETHSSSGGLLSSVKDSMLSGEQLFRNTFTATANRQTVQFAHTQPGDMRALELAGESVYVQSGSYVANGPGIETDSVSGGFDSLLGGKGLFVLEASGTGDLFVGSYGGIVERELEQGEQVTIDAGHSVAWDESVEFSTHRVGGLKKTMLSGEGFVMTFSGPGRVFLQTRDYDSLLADISANIDPE